The stretch of DNA CGGGGGACGAGGTCGTCGTCACGCGCCTCGACCACGACGCGAACGTCACTCCGTGGGTGCGCGCGGCGGAATCCGCCGGCGCGATCGTGCGCCGCGTACCGATGCGCATCGAGGACGGCACGCTCGACCTCGACGCCTTCCGGCAGCTGCTCGGCCCGCGCACGCGTCTCGTCGCGGTCGGCCACGCCTCCAACGCGCTCGGGACCGTCAACCCGGTCCGGGAGATCGCGACCCTCGCGCACGAGGCGGGGGCCGAGGTCTTCGTCGACGCGGTGCACGGCGCGCCGCATCTCCGGCTCGACGTCGCGGCGTGGGGGTGCGATTGGCTCGCCTGCTCGGCGTACAAGTTCTTCGGGCCGCACGTGGGGATGCTCTGGGGTCGGAAGGAGCGCCTCGCGGAGCTTCCCGTGGACAAGGTCCGCCCCGCGTCGGACCTGCCTCCGGAGCGCTGGGAGACCGGGACCCCCGCCTACGAGGGGATCGCGGGGACGCTCGCGGCGATCGAGTATCTCGAGGAGATCGGCCGGGCCCACGCGCCGGGGGGGGCCGGCCCTCGCGCGGCGCTCGACGCCGCCTTCGAGGCGATCGGTCGCCACGAGCGCGAGCTCGCCGGCGCGGCGCTCGAGGCGCTGCGGTCGATCCGAGGCGTGCGCGTGTGGGGCCTCACCGACCCGCGGCGCCTGCACGATCGCGTCGCGACCTTCGGGTTCACCGTCTCGGGCGTTCCCGCGCGCGACGTGGCGCGGCGACTCGCCGCCGACGGGATCTTCGTCTGGGCGGGGAACTTCTACGCCGTCGAGGCGACCGAGGCGCTGGGGCTCGAGCCCGACGGGCTCGTCCGCGCCGGGTTCCTCCACTACAACCTGCCGGGAGAGGTCGAGCGCTTCGCGGCGGCGCTCTCGAACCGGGCGTAAGCCCCCGCCCCCTCCGGAAGTCTCGCCGTCCCCTCGGGTGATCGCGTCCGAGGCGCGTCCGGCCCCCGGCGAGGCCGGGCTTCAAGCGTCGAAGGCCTTCGCGT from Candidatus Polarisedimenticolaceae bacterium encodes:
- a CDS encoding aminotransferase class V-fold PLP-dependent enzyme → GDEVVVTRLDHDANVTPWVRAAESAGAIVRRVPMRIEDGTLDLDAFRQLLGPRTRLVAVGHASNALGTVNPVREIATLAHEAGAEVFVDAVHGAPHLRLDVAAWGCDWLACSAYKFFGPHVGMLWGRKERLAELPVDKVRPASDLPPERWETGTPAYEGIAGTLAAIEYLEEIGRAHAPGGAGPRAALDAAFEAIGRHERELAGAALEALRSIRGVRVWGLTDPRRLHDRVATFGFTVSGVPARDVARRLAADGIFVWAGNFYAVEATEALGLEPDGLVRAGFLHYNLPGEVERFAAALSNRA